One part of the Streptomyces lydicus genome encodes these proteins:
- a CDS encoding DUF1326 domain-containing protein: MSWKLNGTYLESCNCDVVCPCTTSGLTAPADHERCQVTFAFHVDSGKVDGVDVADRNVAVFIDGPRVMADGGWQVALYVDAAADDGQAEALGKVFSGQAGGPMAALTPLIGEVLGVERVPIDYHEDGRRHAVRVGDAIDIEIEDQIAPQFGADGPVMGLTGMFHPVSSTLTIARSTRATGDGVYGRSWDFSGGNGHSAPFAWSA, translated from the coding sequence GTGTCCTGGAAACTGAACGGCACGTACCTGGAGAGCTGCAACTGCGACGTGGTGTGCCCCTGCACCACCTCCGGCTTGACCGCGCCGGCCGACCACGAACGCTGCCAGGTGACCTTCGCGTTCCACGTGGACAGCGGGAAGGTGGACGGAGTGGACGTCGCCGACCGCAACGTCGCCGTCTTCATCGACGGGCCCCGGGTGATGGCCGACGGCGGCTGGCAGGTGGCGCTGTACGTCGACGCCGCGGCGGACGACGGCCAGGCGGAGGCGCTGGGCAAGGTCTTCTCCGGGCAGGCCGGCGGGCCGATGGCGGCGCTCACTCCGCTCATCGGCGAGGTCCTCGGTGTGGAGCGGGTCCCCATCGACTACCACGAAGACGGCCGCCGCCACGCCGTGCGGGTGGGCGACGCCATCGACATCGAGATCGAGGACCAGATCGCCCCGCAGTTCGGTGCGGATGGCCCGGTCATGGGCTTGACCGGCATGTTCCACCCGGTGAGCAGCACGCTGACGATCGCCAGGTCCACCCGGGCGACGGGCGACGGCGTGTACGGCCGGTCCTGGGACTTCAGCGGCGGGAACGGACACTCGGCGCCCTTCGCGTGGTCCGCGTGA
- a CDS encoding DUF2182 domain-containing protein has translation MTGGPVTVRRRAGPAGLLLVVAVAAWVYLVTRWGGMQAMPGTMGLGLAAFLAVWTLMTAAMMLPATAPVAALYARTITVHRAPRMVVFTVAYLLVWAAAGLPAYGLAAGLGRAASLPAATGTAVAAAVFAVSGLYQLTPLKDRCLARCRSPIGLMLRYASYPRTSRDVCAGAHHGAFCLGCCWSLMVLLAAFGVMNLWAMVALTAVITAEKLAPAGYLVARVVGFASIALAVAVFWFPALAPGLTGGGTAGM, from the coding sequence GTGACCGGTGGGCCGGTCACCGTCCGCCGCCGGGCGGGCCCCGCCGGGCTGCTGCTGGTCGTGGCGGTCGCCGCCTGGGTCTATCTGGTGACGCGCTGGGGCGGCATGCAGGCGATGCCGGGCACCATGGGCCTGGGACTGGCCGCTTTCCTGGCCGTGTGGACGCTGATGACGGCCGCGATGATGCTGCCCGCCACGGCGCCCGTCGCCGCGCTGTACGCACGCACCATCACCGTGCACCGGGCGCCGCGCATGGTCGTGTTCACCGTCGCCTACCTGCTCGTCTGGGCCGCGGCCGGGCTGCCCGCGTACGGGCTCGCCGCCGGCCTGGGCCGGGCGGCGAGCCTCCCCGCCGCGACGGGCACCGCCGTGGCCGCGGCCGTGTTCGCGGTCAGTGGCCTCTACCAGCTCACGCCCCTCAAGGACCGCTGCCTGGCAAGGTGCCGCTCGCCGATCGGGCTGATGCTGCGCTACGCCTCGTACCCCAGGACGTCGCGCGATGTGTGTGCCGGAGCCCACCACGGAGCCTTCTGCCTGGGCTGTTGCTGGTCGCTGATGGTCCTGCTGGCGGCGTTCGGCGTGATGAATCTGTGGGCCATGGTGGCCCTGACCGCCGTGATCACCGCCGAGAAGCTCGCTCCGGCCGGCTACCTGGTGGCCCGCGTCGTGGGGTTCGCCTCGATAGCCCTGGCCGTCGCGGTCTTCTGGTTCCCGGCGCTGGCCCCGGGCCTCACCGGCGGCGGTACGGCCGGCATGTGA
- a CDS encoding LAETG motif-containing sortase-dependent surface protein: MRTLSSACAASTALAAALLLPTTAYAHNAPGDNGTVKIHDAGTGEALKKNEPHVCTFYLDAFGFDGLQKVDWRIAEWPPTGTKNKTADSGAITLDTDGHGRTEDQKLPDGHYKLYWNFEGEKGAAKHKVFWVDCADRNGTGPSATASAPASPGATASASATPANPSASPSESGTSSAQPGVPAKPSASAKPGSGDLAETGSNAGVLAGVAVALLAAGGGVTLAVRRRARVQG, translated from the coding sequence ATGCGCACCCTCAGCTCTGCCTGCGCGGCGTCCACGGCACTGGCGGCAGCCCTTCTGCTGCCCACGACCGCGTACGCACACAACGCACCCGGCGACAACGGCACGGTCAAGATCCACGATGCCGGAACCGGTGAGGCGCTGAAGAAGAACGAGCCGCACGTCTGCACCTTCTACCTGGACGCCTTCGGCTTCGACGGCCTCCAGAAGGTGGACTGGCGGATCGCCGAATGGCCCCCGACCGGTACCAAGAACAAGACCGCCGACTCCGGCGCCATCACCTTGGACACGGACGGGCACGGCCGCACCGAGGACCAGAAGCTTCCGGACGGCCACTACAAGCTGTACTGGAACTTCGAGGGCGAGAAGGGCGCGGCGAAGCACAAGGTGTTCTGGGTGGACTGCGCGGACCGGAACGGCACCGGGCCGTCGGCGACCGCCTCGGCGCCGGCCTCCCCCGGCGCCACGGCGTCCGCCTCCGCGACGCCGGCCAACCCCTCCGCGTCGCCGTCGGAGTCGGGCACGAGCAGTGCGCAGCCCGGTGTGCCGGCCAAGCCCAGCGCGTCGGCCAAGCCCGGCAGCGGCGATCTCGCCGAGACCGGGTCGAACGCCGGTGTGCTGGCCGGCGTCGCCGTGGCACTGCTCGCCGCGGGCGGCGGGGTCACCCTGGCCGTGCGGCGCCGGGCGCGCGTCCAGGGCTGA
- a CDS encoding HPP family protein: MSTDFALRPQPASAPDSPRPPKRPGRPSARPPARPTAGAALHSIIAATAVLLGLVAIGTVIHEPVLIPPLAASAALVHSAPSQPLAQPRSLVVGHLLGAAAGYGVLALANSSPWAAAVAGGVTLAATMAARTPHSPACATAVVVVLQTPAPGRFVPLLLGATMLLALTGFAASRVRRGTPRYPAYWW, from the coding sequence GTGAGCACCGATTTCGCGCTGCGCCCGCAGCCCGCTTCCGCCCCCGATTCGCCCCGGCCACCGAAGCGGCCCGGCCGGCCCTCCGCCCGACCCCCGGCCCGGCCCACCGCGGGCGCCGCCCTCCACAGCATCATCGCGGCCACGGCGGTGCTCCTCGGGCTCGTCGCGATCGGCACGGTGATCCACGAGCCGGTCCTGATACCGCCGCTGGCCGCCAGCGCCGCCCTCGTGCACAGTGCCCCCTCCCAGCCTCTGGCCCAGCCCCGGAGCCTCGTCGTGGGGCATCTGCTCGGTGCCGCCGCCGGGTACGGCGTCCTCGCCCTGGCCAACAGCAGCCCCTGGGCCGCCGCGGTGGCCGGCGGCGTCACACTCGCCGCGACGATGGCTGCCCGCACCCCGCACTCGCCGGCCTGCGCCACCGCTGTCGTCGTCGTGCTCCAGACCCCGGCTCCCGGCCGGTTCGTGCCGCTGTTGCTCGGCGCCACCATGCTGCTCGCCCTGACCGGCTTCGCCGCGTCCCGCGTACGCCGCGGGACACCGAGGTACCCCGCGTACTGGTGGTGA
- a CDS encoding DUF6333 family protein produces MTELSFWTLPAETAVRSSHSGEYALTVLDPPLPGSTAELPPHDRARARAFAEAFPTVDAVLEELPPLPASEALYAETLSDLDLITVGCWGNVTCISDPALAAYDAGMTPVLQEVTTLHERYPEALIVGSAAPDFGETHTEDVICLPEGLTLFASGFPAYATPWDVDGDPHAILNALDIDLAGLTDDEREYLQLDAAPHLTNWGLLGGLVLEHCGRKLRTGLETSVFRVRHTEEYTSAMEEMWGWTAHQL; encoded by the coding sequence ATGACCGAGCTCTCTTTCTGGACGCTCCCGGCCGAGACGGCCGTACGCAGTTCGCACTCCGGTGAATACGCCCTCACCGTCCTGGACCCACCGCTGCCCGGGAGCACAGCCGAGTTGCCGCCGCACGACCGCGCGCGGGCCCGAGCGTTCGCCGAAGCCTTCCCCACCGTCGACGCGGTGCTGGAGGAACTTCCACCGTTGCCCGCGTCGGAGGCTCTGTACGCGGAGACGCTCTCGGACCTGGATCTGATCACGGTCGGCTGCTGGGGCAACGTGACCTGCATATCCGATCCGGCTCTGGCCGCTTACGACGCCGGCATGACTCCGGTCCTCCAGGAGGTCACAACCCTCCACGAGCGTTACCCCGAGGCCCTGATCGTCGGTTCGGCGGCGCCCGATTTCGGTGAGACGCACACGGAGGACGTGATCTGCCTCCCCGAGGGCCTGACGCTCTTCGCTTCCGGTTTCCCCGCTTACGCCACCCCGTGGGACGTCGACGGCGACCCCCACGCCATCCTGAACGCTCTTGACATCGATCTGGCTGGTCTGACCGATGACGAGCGGGAATACCTTCAACTGGACGCGGCACCCCACCTCACCAACTGGGGGCTGCTGGGAGGGCTCGTCCTGGAGCACTGCGGTCGCAAGCTCCGGACCGGGCTTGAGACGTCCGTGTTCCGCGTCCGCCACACCGAGGAGTACACCTCGGCGATGGAGGAGATGTGGGGGTGGACGGCGCACCAGCTATGA
- a CDS encoding DUF6333 family protein — MTDNSIWDRPPEAPVLRTGAFRLTMIERPFPGPAGSLPAHDHARARDIAAGLTTVEEITAELEPRPDSDGLPHETRADLEQLDVGCWGPVTEITDAAFAHRGEFTPLADHAEALAKRYPNAALIGSVTVDFAIRYRAFLFLHPDGTQLWADGWAGEDPWTVTGNVHHIIDAFAVRGALENAGFNAAAEPGVMAWSELEDVILRSLMPVRRSERMLSGFRVTRPREVAVHLEETWLEE, encoded by the coding sequence ATGACCGACAACAGCATCTGGGACCGGCCCCCCGAGGCCCCCGTCCTCCGCACCGGCGCGTTCCGCCTGACCATGATCGAGCGGCCCTTTCCCGGCCCCGCCGGCTCGCTGCCCGCCCACGACCACGCCCGGGCGCGCGACATCGCCGCCGGCCTCACCACCGTCGAGGAGATCACCGCCGAGCTGGAACCCCGCCCCGACAGCGACGGACTCCCGCACGAGACGCGCGCGGATCTCGAACAGCTCGATGTCGGCTGCTGGGGTCCGGTTACCGAAATCACGGATGCGGCCTTCGCCCACCGCGGCGAATTCACCCCTCTCGCCGACCACGCCGAAGCCCTGGCCAAGCGGTACCCGAACGCGGCCCTCATCGGCTCCGTCACCGTCGACTTCGCCATCCGCTACCGGGCCTTCCTCTTTCTCCACCCCGACGGAACCCAGCTGTGGGCCGACGGATGGGCCGGTGAAGACCCCTGGACCGTCACCGGAAACGTCCACCACATCATCGACGCCTTCGCCGTCCGCGGCGCCCTGGAGAACGCCGGCTTCAACGCTGCCGCCGAACCGGGCGTCATGGCCTGGAGCGAGCTGGAAGACGTCATCCTGCGCAGCCTCATGCCCGTCCGGAGGAGCGAACGGATGCTGTCCGGCTTCCGCGTGACGCGCCCGCGCGAGGTGGCCGTGCACCTGGAGGAGACCTGGCTCGAAGAGTAA